The Candidatus Delongbacteria bacterium genome contains the following window.
GCCGCCGTGCCCTTCACGGCCAGCACCAGCAGCTCGCCGAACTCCGCCGCGGCAGAGACACTGCCCAGTTCGAGGCCGGGCTGGGCGGCCTGCAGGTCCGCCAGCTTGCCCGTGTCCCGCGTGCCCAGACACACTTGGTGGCCGTGCCGCAGGAAGCCCGCGGCCAGGGTGCGGGCCACCACGCCGGATCCTAGTACGCCGATCTTCATGTCTCACACCTCTTGGATTTGGCTTGTTGTGGGCGTCCGGAGCCGCGTGGCCGGAACGCCGGACTCAGCGCTCGGGGGGCTGGGCGTGCAGTTCCAGCCAGGCCTCGGCCGCCGACCGTTCTTCGAAGACCCGCACCTGGATGCCCCGGTTCCGGCAGGCCATCTCGTAGAAGTGCACGGCCTCCGCGGCCCGCCCCTCCCGCATCAGGATGGCCTCGCGGAAGGGCTTGGTCAGCGGCAGCGCATCGATGTGCTCGATGAGTTGCAGCAGGTCGACGGGGGAATGGCCCCCTTCCAGGTCGCGGCAATCCGCGAACAGCAGGAGGTGCTCCAGCTGGGGAACCAGCTCCAGCACGGCCTGCAGGGCCTCGTGCAGTTCGGCCCGGGACACCAGGCCGCTATAGGTCAGTTCCAACCAGGGCCGGTCGGCGGGCAGGCGCAGGGTCCAGCTCATTCGGTTCCCCGGGTTGTGTTCGCCGGCAGTCCGGGCTCGATCTCCAGCGTGATGGCCCGCAGCGAGTAGCCCACCTCGATCACGAAGAGGATGGAGGCCACCACCACCAGACCGATGGAGACCATCAGGAGCAGGGCCTTCAGCCAGCCCAGTTCCAGGCCGCCCAGGCCCTCCAGCGCCGTGGCGAAAATCATGGCGCCGCTGGAGACGATGCTGCTGGACACGCAGAGGATGGCCTTGCGCATGATCTTGCAGCGCCCGTAGATGATCCCGATGGACAGGTCCACCTTGCGCCAGTCCGCCATCGGTTGGGCCTGCTTTTCCTTGAGCAGGTGGCGGATGCGGTCCAGCGCGTGGTTGTAGCGGTTGGTCATGCTGAGCAGCAGCAGACCCACGCCGGAGATGAGCGCCACGGGCGTGAGCGTGGCCTGGAGCAGGTGGCTGAAGTCTTCCATGGGTCCTGTTCGGCTGATTTCAGGTTGCGGGCCTTCCGGTCAGCGGCTCTCGGGTCCGGGCATCACGAACCAGAGGAAGAGGTAGACCAGGATGCCTGGAAAGGCCACGCTGAGGATGGAGACCAGCACGTAACCCAGTCGGAAGCGGTTGGGCGGCCAGCCCAGGTGCTCGGCCAGGCCGCCGCAGACGCCGGCGATCAACGCGTCGCTGGAGCGGCGCAGGGTGCGGGGCGAATCGTACATCTTGCCTCCCGATTCAGGGTCTGTGACACATGTGAGGGGTCAGACGGCCGCCGGCGGATCCACGAAACTGGGCCCCACCCGGCAGGCGCGCACATCCACCTTCTCCCAGACCTTCTCCGTCACGTAGGGCTCTTCGGCCAGCCAGGCGTCCAACTCGGCGCGGGACGCGTACTCGGCGATGATCACGGAGCCCACCATGCGGCCGGACTCGTCCAGCAGGGCCACGCCGTAGAGGTGGCTCCCTGCGGCCCGCAGCCGGCGACCCAGTTCCAGGTGGGCGGGACGCGCGGCCAGACGCCGTTCCAGGGCCATGGAGTCCGTGCCGTCCCAGGCGCTGACGATGAATTGCATGCCTCAGGCTCCTTGCTTGCCGTCGTTGCGGCGGGCGCTCTCCGCCCGGGCCAGTTCGTTGATCCGCCACGTCTCCAGCACGGACTCCGGCGCGCCCTCGCGGGCCGCGCGCAACATGGCCCGCGCCAGATCCACCGTGCTGGTGATCTGCCGCGGGAAGCAGCGCCGCAGCAGGGGCAGGCTCCAGCCCAGACCGCTGTAGAAGGCCTGGTAGAGGCGGGTGCGCGAGCGCACGCCGCGCAGCGGCTGGATCAGGCCCGGCCGGAAGATCCAGACGCCGCGAAAGGGCATCCCAAGCAGCGCGTTCTCGGTGCGCCCCTTGATCCGCGCCCACATCAGCCGTCCGCGCTCCGTGGAGTCCGTGCCCTGGCCGGACACGTAGCAGAAGGCGGCCCGGGGGCTCTGCTCCAGCACGGCCCGGGCGGCGGCCAGGGTCAGGTCCAGCGTGAGACGCGTGTATTCCGCCTCGCTCAACCCCGCCGCGGACACGCCCAGGCAGAAAAGGCAGGCGTCGACGCCCTGCAGCTGCCCGCCCAAGGTGCTGAAATCCTGGAAATCAGACTGCAGTTGTTCGCGCAGTTTGGCGTGGGCGAGGCCGCAGGGACGGCGGCCGATCACCAGCACGTCGTCCACCGCGGGATCGTCCAGGCACTCCAGCAGGACGCCCCTGCCCACCATGCCGGTGGCGCCGAAGAGCAGGACTCGCATGGGACGGCCTTTCGTTGTCGTCACGATGATAGGTCTTTGGCCGCCGTGGCGGCAGGGGGAGGCCCGGCGGACGCGCGCGGCGCCCGCCGGGAGCCTTGGCCGAATCAGGCCAGGGCGGGATAGTCCGTGTAGCCCTTCTCCCCGGGCGTGTAGAAGCTGTCGAAGTCGGGCTGGGCCAGTTCCAGGCCCTCGCGCAGCCGCCGCACGAGATCCGGGTTGGCCAGGAAAGGCCGGCCGAACGCCACCAGCTCGCCCTTGTCCGCCGCCAGCTCGGCCTGGGCGCGGGCCAGGTCGTAACCGCCGGAGAGGATCACCACGCCGCCGAAGTTGCGCCGGATGACGTCCTTGATTTCCTGCGGCACGGCGGGCGCGCCCATGGAACTGTGATCCACCACGTGCACGTAGGCCAGTCCCAGGGCGCCCAGCTCGCGGGCCAGCAGGGAATAGAGCGCGTCGGTGTCGGCGTCGGCCTGCATGCTGTTGAAGGCGCCGTAGGGCGACAGGCGGATGCCCACCTTGGCGGCGCCGATGCGGGCGGCCACGGCGCGGGCCGTCTCCAGGGCGAAGCGGGCGCGGTTCTCCACGCTGCCGCCCCACTCGTCCGTGCGCTGGTTGCTGGCCGTGTTGAGGAACTGCTCGATCAGGTAGCCGTTGGCGGCGTGCAGCTCCACGCCGTCGAAGCCCGCCTCCACGGCCAGGGCCGCGCTGTCGGCGAACTCGGCGCAGGCCGCGAGGATCTCCTCCGCCGACATCGCCTGGGGCGTGGTGTAGGGCTGCAGGCCCGCCGCGTCGGTCCACATCTCGCCGTCCAGCGTGATGGCGGAGGGGGCCAGCACGCGCGCGCCGGCGGGCATGTTCACCTGGACGCTGGCCCGGCCCGTGTGCATCAGCTGCACGAAGATCCGCCCGCCCCGGGCGTGGACGGCCTCCGTCACCGGACGCCAGCCGGCCACGTGCTGGGCCGTGAACAGGCCCGGAATGCGCGTGTAGCCCAGCCCGTTGGGAGAGGGCGAGACGCCTTCGGTGATGATCAGTCCGGCGCCGGCGCGCTGGCCGTAGTACTCGGCCATCAGCGCCGTGGGCTGATGCTCGGCGTCGGCGCGACAGCGGGTCATGGGGGCCATCACCACGCGGTTGGCCAGGTTGAGTCCGTTCAGGTCGAGGCTCTCGAAAAGCGTGCTCATGGGGTGCTCCTGGTTATGATTGACTTGTTCACGTCGCGGTCTTGTTATCAAACCAACCGGTTGGTTTGATGGCGAATCCGCCAACGGCCCGCAAGCGGGCCGGGCGGATCAGGCGCTGCGCAGGCGCAGAGCCAGCAGGTGTTCTTCCAGGGTGGCCAGGGTGTCGGCGAAGAGCTGCGGATCCTGCGCGGTCTTGGCCGTGCCCGTGGCGCCTTCCACCACGGCCACCACGAAGGCCGCCTCGCGCGCCGGATCCACGCCCGGGCGCAGCAGTCCCGCTAGCCGGGCGCGCTCCAGGGCGTCCTGGATCAATAGGCGCCAGTCCCGCATCACGGCCTCGATGCGCCGACGGAACTCCTCGTCCAGGCCGGCCAGCTCCTGGGCCAGGTTGTTGAGCGGGCAGCCGTGCTGGACCGTGCAGAGCGAGGCCTGGTCGCGCTTGCGCCGCAGCAGCACCAGCAGGTCGGTGAGCGGATCCCCGCCCTGGCTGAGCCCGGCCCGCCACTCGTCGAGGAAGGGCGTGCGGTAGACTTCGTCCACCACGGCCAGGCCCAAGTCGTGCTTGGTGGCGAAGTGGTGGTAGAGCGCGCCCTTGCTGACGCCGGTCTCGGCCAGGATGGCGTCCAGGCTGGTGGCCTGGAAGCCCAGCCGGTGGATCTGGGTCGCGGCGCTCTCCAGCAGGGCGCGGCGGGTGGCTTCGGGATTGTGGGCGGTTCGACTCATGGGATGAACATACCGAACGGTCGGTTTGGAGTCAAGCGGTTGCTCGGGAGACCCGCACGACCATGGCCGTGATCAACGGCGTTTTGGAGATCGGCCAGGTCACGCCACGGCGCGCTCGAAGATCAGGATGTACTTGGAGAGGCCGCCGGAGTTGGGCGGCAGGATGTGGGCCAGCCGCCAGCCACGGGCGGCGTACTCGTTCAGGGTGGTCTCCAGCCCTTTGGGCTCGCTGGTCCACAGGCTGGCTTCCACTTCCACGGTCTCGTAGGAATAGCGCGACATGCTGCAGGTCTCCCCGGCTGGGTCCATCATGGTTCATAAGTGTGCGACTACCGCCGCTTCAGCGGAATCGCCTGTCCGCCCTGATGAAGCACGGCTCCCGTCACCCGGCCCGCGGCGTCGCGCTGGAACTCCAACTGGGCGTCGACCACCTTGAGAAAGAACAGCGAGGCGGATTCGGCGAAGAGCGGAAAGGCCTCCTGGCCCGTGGCCTGGGTCATCAGCTGACCGTCCCTCAGAAACACGTCGATCAGGAAGTCCGTGCGCAGCTCGTAGCTGCCGCTCACCTGCTGCAGCACCTCGGTGGGCAGTTCGACCTCCTGGCGCTCGCGGGCCAGCGTGACCGTC
Protein-coding sequences here:
- a CDS encoding DUF2721 domain-containing protein: MEDFSHLLQATLTPVALISGVGLLLLSMTNRYNHALDRIRHLLKEKQAQPMADWRKVDLSIGIIYGRCKIMRKAILCVSSSIVSSGAMIFATALEGLGGLELGWLKALLLMVSIGLVVVASILFVIEVGYSLRAITLEIEPGLPANTTRGTE
- a CDS encoding PspC domain-containing protein; its protein translation is MYDSPRTLRRSSDALIAGVCGGLAEHLGWPPNRFRLGYVLVSILSVAFPGILVYLFLWFVMPGPESR
- a CDS encoding YciI family protein: MQFIVSAWDGTDSMALERRLAARPAHLELGRRLRAAGSHLYGVALLDESGRMVGSVIIAEYASRAELDAWLAEEPYVTEKVWEKVDVRACRVGPSFVDPPAAV
- a CDS encoding epimerase; amino-acid sequence: MRVLLFGATGMVGRGVLLECLDDPAVDDVLVIGRRPCGLAHAKLREQLQSDFQDFSTLGGQLQGVDACLFCLGVSAAGLSEAEYTRLTLDLTLAAARAVLEQSPRAAFCYVSGQGTDSTERGRLMWARIKGRTENALLGMPFRGVWIFRPGLIQPLRGVRSRTRLYQAFYSGLGWSLPLLRRCFPRQITSTVDLARAMLRAAREGAPESVLETWRINELARAESARRNDGKQGA
- a CDS encoding alkene reductase, with the protein product MSTLFESLDLNGLNLANRVVMAPMTRCRADAEHQPTALMAEYYGQRAGAGLIITEGVSPSPNGLGYTRIPGLFTAQHVAGWRPVTEAVHARGGRIFVQLMHTGRASVQVNMPAGARVLAPSAITLDGEMWTDAAGLQPYTTPQAMSAEEILAACAEFADSAALAVEAGFDGVELHAANGYLIEQFLNTASNQRTDEWGGSVENRARFALETARAVAARIGAAKVGIRLSPYGAFNSMQADADTDALYSLLARELGALGLAYVHVVDHSSMGAPAVPQEIKDVIRRNFGGVVILSGGYDLARAQAELAADKGELVAFGRPFLANPDLVRRLREGLELAQPDFDSFYTPGEKGYTDYPALA
- a CDS encoding TetR family transcriptional regulator C-terminal domain-containing protein, translated to MSRTAHNPEATRRALLESAATQIHRLGFQATSLDAILAETGVSKGALYHHFATKHDLGLAVVDEVYRTPFLDEWRAGLSQGGDPLTDLLVLLRRKRDQASLCTVQHGCPLNNLAQELAGLDEEFRRRIEAVMRDWRLLIQDALERARLAGLLRPGVDPAREAAFVVAVVEGATGTAKTAQDPQLFADTLATLEEHLLALRLRSA
- a CDS encoding DUF4177 domain-containing protein → MSRYSYETVEVEASLWTSEPKGLETTLNEYAARGWRLAHILPPNSGGLSKYILIFERAVA